The sequence below is a genomic window from Brevibacillus agri.
AGTACATGAAATCCCCCGCTTTCCAAATTGTAAATATTTTCTACGAATGACATGAAAAAAGGCTTCAAAATAGAGGGCAAGCTTGTTTTCCAATACAAAAAAGGGGGTCTTACGCCATGCAAGCCTCTGTATCCGTTCGCCTCGCGCGAAGCGTCCTGACCGCCATCGCAGCAAGCCTGCTGTTATTCTTCTTCCAGTATGCCCCTGCCTGCGCCCCGCCATATGCCAAATGGGGCAGATTGGCGATGCAGGAGACGATGAAAAATATCCGCATGCCCAGATCGTCGACTACCTGCACGTCGGGCGCACAGCAAAAACGCCCACCACGTCAGAGGAGACGTTCAAACTCTTGCTCCAGGAGGGCAATCGCAGGTGGGCGTTACTCGTGCATATTGAATTTGAAAATCAAACCGAGCATGTCGTGCAGATCACGTACGAGGAATCAGCCTGATTAGTCCGCAAGCTGCTCCATTTCCTTCAGCATCTGCTCCATGTCCATGTCGGCTGCCATGCCGTAGGCGCGGCGCATGTTTCCATCGCCATCGACGAGGAACATGCGGGCGGTATGGGCAAAGGAACCGTCAGGCTGCTTCAATACGGCAATCCCGAAATCCTTCGTCACCTTTTCCACCGCCTGGGCATCGCCGCGCAAAAACTTCCAGCCGCTCTGATCCGCCTTGAACTTCGCCGCGTACTGCTGCAACACTTCTGGCGTGTCGAAATCCGGGTCAAAGGTGATGGAAATGAACTCGACCTTGTCGCCGAACAGCTTTTTCTCCTTGAGCTGCTCTTGCAGCTTGGACATGTTGTACGTCGTCGCCGGGCAAATGTCAGGGCAGTTGGTGAACATGAACTCGACCAGCCGCACCTTGCCTTTGCCTTCCGAAAACGTAAACGAAGTGCCGTCACTGTTGTCCAACGTAAAATCGGCAATCGGCTTCATCACGGGAATCGGCTCTTTTGCCATGTATTTGTAGCCCAACACGCCTACAATCGCGAGGATAATCACGCCTGCGAGCACCGTAAACCAATGGCGCTGCAACGCGGATCCTTGTTGCTGTGCTCCCTCACTCACGATTTTCTTCCTCCC
It includes:
- a CDS encoding DUF3889 domain-containing protein, yielding MFSNTKKGVLRHASLCIRSPRAKRPDRHRSKPAVILLPVCPCLRPAICQMGQIGDAGDDEKYPHAQIVDYLHVGRTAKTPTTSEETFKLLLQEGNRRWALLVHIEFENQTEHVVQITYEESA
- a CDS encoding SCO family protein → MSEGAQQQGSALQRHWFTVLAGVIILAIVGVLGYKYMAKEPIPVMKPIADFTLDNSDGTSFTFSEGKGKVRLVEFMFTNCPDICPATTYNMSKLQEQLKEKKLFGDKVEFISITFDPDFDTPEVLQQYAAKFKADQSGWKFLRGDAQAVEKVTKDFGIAVLKQPDGSFAHTARMFLVDGDGNMRRAYGMAADMDMEQMLKEMEQLAD